Proteins co-encoded in one Trichocoleus desertorum ATA4-8-CV12 genomic window:
- a CDS encoding D-alanyl-D-alanine dipeptidase encodes MKPYQRIAIAECGEPLAAIPLDVFSTECPHAYQKLGAPYGNKSPYFLRTQVVARLLQAQQQLQAYCPGWRIQVFDAYRPIAVQQYMVDYTFAELAQAQGLQLQELTDAQKQTIWEQVHQFWAVPNVNPATPPPHSTGAAVDVTLVDASGATVNMGSPIDEISPRSYPDFFANQPESEAQQYHQNRQLLKQVMTSAGFLQHLNEWWHFSWGDQLWAWLSTGANPNPAPDIITARYGQAEP; translated from the coding sequence ATGAAACCCTATCAGCGAATTGCGATCGCGGAATGTGGAGAACCCCTCGCAGCCATTCCGCTGGATGTATTTTCCACAGAATGTCCCCATGCTTACCAAAAGCTAGGCGCTCCCTATGGCAACAAATCTCCTTATTTTTTACGAACACAAGTCGTGGCTCGGTTACTCCAAGCCCAACAGCAACTACAGGCCTATTGTCCTGGTTGGCGGATTCAAGTTTTTGATGCTTACCGCCCGATCGCAGTGCAGCAATATATGGTGGACTACACGTTCGCGGAATTGGCTCAGGCTCAAGGGCTACAACTTCAGGAACTCACAGACGCTCAAAAACAAACAATCTGGGAGCAAGTGCATCAGTTTTGGGCTGTCCCAAATGTGAACCCTGCTACACCGCCGCCGCACAGTACGGGCGCTGCGGTAGATGTAACGCTGGTGGATGCATCCGGTGCCACTGTAAATATGGGTTCTCCCATTGATGAGATCTCCCCCCGCTCCTATCCGGATTTCTTCGCCAATCAGCCAGAATCGGAGGCGCAGCAGTATCACCAAAATCGCCAACTCCTCAAGCAAGTCATGACGAGTGCAGGTTTTCTGCAACATCTAAATGAATGGTGGCACTTCTCCTGGGGCGACCAACTGTGGGCTTGGTTGAGCACTGGGGCTAACCCGAACCCCGCTCCCGATATCATCACTGCTCGTTACGGTCAGGCTGAACCTTAG